One Sanguibacter sp. HDW7 DNA window includes the following coding sequences:
- a CDS encoding MaoC/PaaZ C-terminal domain-containing protein gives MDAASDAPGVAGQAGDAVAPGPSPDAGAPRSRTVTGPPPGTRVETLPSVPGLGGLYVRGAAGSAAARIPGRTTATTLPAVAHRVEGVRVDPGHLTSYQHLLGETGSDALPSGFCHVLAFPVATAVMVRPDFPLPLLGMVHVANAASVLRPVHLGDALDVTAWTQDLRAHRRGTQLDVCAEIAVDGEVAWRGVSTYLAKGVHLVGGTGSAEAPGAEPSGTAEVSGVAATVGAEKSSGTEASSGVGTSSGRVGASVAWRLGADVGRAYGAVSGDRNPIHMSALSAKAFGFPRAIAHGMYTAARALADVGPRRGTTYDWTVEFAKPVLLPGRVDVTYTTMPDGSWTYAGRSQSGKLHLAGSVTPTT, from the coding sequence ATGGACGCCGCGAGCGACGCTCCGGGCGTCGCCGGGCAGGCTGGCGACGCGGTCGCGCCCGGACCGTCCCCCGATGCGGGCGCTCCCCGGTCGCGTACGGTCACCGGGCCGCCGCCGGGCACACGCGTCGAGACCCTGCCGTCGGTGCCGGGCCTCGGCGGTCTCTACGTGCGCGGCGCGGCGGGCTCGGCCGCGGCCCGGATCCCGGGCCGCACGACGGCGACGACGCTGCCGGCCGTCGCGCACCGCGTCGAGGGTGTCCGCGTCGACCCCGGGCACCTCACGTCCTACCAGCACCTGCTCGGCGAGACCGGGTCCGACGCCCTGCCGTCAGGCTTCTGCCACGTCCTCGCGTTCCCCGTCGCGACCGCCGTCATGGTGCGGCCCGACTTCCCGCTGCCGCTGCTCGGCATGGTGCACGTCGCCAACGCCGCGTCCGTCCTGCGGCCCGTCCACCTGGGCGACGCCCTCGACGTCACCGCGTGGACGCAGGATCTGCGCGCCCACCGGCGCGGCACGCAGCTCGACGTGTGCGCAGAGATCGCCGTCGACGGCGAGGTCGCGTGGCGGGGCGTCTCGACGTACCTCGCCAAGGGGGTGCACCTCGTCGGGGGCACGGGTTCGGCCGAGGCGCCGGGCGCGGAGCCGTCGGGCACCGCCGAGGTGTCGGGCGTCGCTGCGACGGTGGGTGCGGAGAAGTCGTCGGGCACGGAGGCGTCGTCGGGCGTGGGCACGTCGTCGGGCCGTGTCGGGGCCTCAGTCGCGTGGCGCCTCGGCGCCGACGTCGGACGCGCCTACGGCGCCGTGTCCGGCGACCGCAACCCCATCCACATGTCTGCGCTCTCCGCCAAGGCCTTCGGGTTCCCGCGCGCCATCGCGCACGGCATGTACACCGCGGCCCGCGCCCTCGCTGACGTCGGCCCGCGGCGCGGCACGACGTACGACTGGACCGTCGAGTTCGCCAAGCCCGTCCTCCTGCCCGGCCGCGTCGACGTCACCTACACGACGATGCCCGACGGATCCTGGACGTATGCGGGCCGCTCGCAGTCGGGCAAGCTCCACCTAGCTGGATCCGTCACCCCGACAACCTGA
- a CDS encoding ABC transporter ATP-binding protein: MEVQVEQVSIAFGDVHVVDDFDAVFAPGRVTALVGPSGSGKSTILAAVAGFLRPRSGRIVVVGDDGTPGPPHPRHVGWVAQGANALGARTVRDNVMIGALGDGLDVPAAAAAADTALAQVGLTHRADALARTLSGGELQRTAFARALATRRPLVLADEPTSSLDAAATQTIIDLLRGLRSDATVVVATHDPAVIEAAQDRVDMRTVVTGRA, from the coding sequence ATGGAGGTGCAGGTCGAGCAGGTGAGCATCGCGTTCGGCGACGTCCACGTCGTCGACGACTTCGACGCGGTCTTCGCGCCGGGCCGGGTGACGGCGCTCGTGGGCCCGTCGGGTTCGGGTAAGTCGACGATCCTCGCGGCCGTCGCGGGGTTCCTGCGGCCGCGCTCGGGTCGGATCGTCGTCGTAGGTGACGACGGCACGCCCGGTCCGCCGCACCCGCGGCACGTCGGCTGGGTCGCGCAGGGCGCGAACGCGCTCGGCGCGCGCACGGTGCGCGACAACGTCATGATCGGCGCGCTCGGCGACGGCCTCGACGTGCCGGCGGCGGCTGCCGCCGCGGACACTGCGCTCGCGCAGGTGGGGCTCACGCACCGGGCCGACGCGCTCGCGCGGACCCTCTCCGGCGGCGAGCTGCAGCGCACCGCGTTCGCGCGGGCCCTCGCGACCCGCAGGCCGCTCGTGCTCGCGGACGAGCCGACGTCGAGCCTCGACGCGGCCGCGACGCAGACGATCATCGACCTGCTGCGCGGTCTGCGCTCGGACGCGACGGTCGTCGTGGCGACGCACGACCCGGCGGTCATCGAGGCCGCCCAGGACCGGGTCGACATGCGGACGGTGGTGACGGGGCGTGCATGA
- a CDS encoding peptidoglycan-binding protein, which produces MALWAAPVVGVALVVPFADAAEADAVKDPVPTTVTVGERERDGERSVSVAFSLVEAPQPYLATSGLVTAVLYEHGKALKEGARIVEVDGVTLRAHRGERPFHRELGAGASGRDVTELVRFLKATGHKNAAVDTRGRVGIALVTAIKDYQRSIRAQVDGVFRPSYVIHLDAGTTALDRPEVVVGRPVNAGDPVGEGRGQASAARFTTGDGRPVTMPVAGPYVLTGGDGLEEPVTGFAFEGADAEKLRTRLVAAGLTATPPNDMTPDEVFFDLTLAAAKPVTVGSVATSALHGAPGGGYCLFRLAEGADPATATPVKIDDATPLDGEVALAAVDRAHVGEQVVRAASRLPASVLAGCV; this is translated from the coding sequence GTGGCGCTCTGGGCGGCCCCTGTCGTCGGGGTGGCGCTCGTCGTGCCGTTCGCGGACGCGGCGGAGGCCGACGCGGTGAAGGACCCGGTGCCGACGACGGTGACGGTCGGCGAGCGCGAACGGGACGGTGAGCGGTCGGTGAGCGTCGCGTTCTCGCTCGTCGAGGCGCCGCAGCCCTACCTCGCGACGTCTGGCCTCGTCACGGCGGTGCTGTACGAGCATGGGAAGGCCCTCAAGGAGGGTGCCCGGATCGTCGAGGTCGACGGCGTGACGCTCCGCGCGCACCGTGGCGAGCGGCCGTTCCACCGGGAGCTGGGCGCGGGGGCGTCGGGCCGTGACGTCACCGAGCTCGTCCGCTTCCTCAAGGCCACGGGCCACAAGAACGCTGCGGTCGACACGCGTGGCAGGGTCGGAATCGCGCTCGTCACCGCGATCAAGGACTACCAGCGGTCGATCCGCGCGCAGGTCGACGGCGTGTTCCGACCGTCGTACGTCATCCACCTCGATGCGGGCACGACGGCGCTCGACCGCCCCGAGGTCGTCGTGGGACGTCCCGTCAACGCGGGCGACCCTGTCGGCGAGGGCCGCGGGCAGGCGTCGGCGGCGCGGTTCACGACGGGCGACGGGCGGCCCGTGACGATGCCGGTCGCGGGCCCGTACGTCCTCACGGGCGGCGACGGCCTGGAGGAGCCGGTGACGGGCTTCGCGTTCGAGGGCGCGGACGCCGAGAAGCTCCGCACGCGGCTCGTCGCGGCGGGCCTCACCGCCACGCCGCCGAACGACATGACACCCGACGAGGTGTTCTTCGACCTCACGCTCGCCGCGGCGAAGCCCGTGACGGTCGGGTCGGTCGCGACGTCCGCGCTCCACGGCGCGCCGGGTGGTGGCTACTGCCTGTTCCGCCTCGCGGAGGGCGCCGACCCGGCGACCGCGACGCCGGTGAAGATCGACGACGCGACGCCGCTCGACGGCGAGGTCGCGCTCGCGGCCGTCGACCGCGCGCACGTCGGCGAGCAGGTCGTCCGTGCGGCGTCCCGCCTGCCCGCGTCGGTCCTGGCGGGGTGCGTCTGA
- a CDS encoding PadR family transcriptional regulator produces MDTTQLLRGVLDAAVLAVLDREDGYGYDVVRRLRAAGLAEVGDASVYGTLRRLYAAGSLTSYVVPSDEGPHRKYYGMTPQGRASLETQRKEWHEFSGALTGLLDLEGAA; encoded by the coding sequence ATGGACACCACACAGCTCCTCCGAGGTGTGCTCGACGCGGCGGTCCTCGCCGTGCTCGACCGCGAGGACGGCTACGGCTACGACGTCGTGCGCCGCCTGCGCGCCGCGGGGCTCGCCGAGGTCGGCGACGCCTCCGTCTACGGGACGCTCCGCCGCCTCTACGCGGCGGGCTCGCTCACGAGCTACGTCGTGCCCTCCGACGAGGGCCCGCACCGCAAGTACTACGGCATGACACCCCAGGGGCGCGCCTCGCTCGAGACGCAGCGCAAGGAGTGGCACGAGTTCTCCGGAGCCCTCACCGGCCTCCTCGACCTGGAAGGAGCCGCGTGA
- a CDS encoding pentapeptide repeat-containing protein — protein MKISRGATVDDVRLDGVDLTGRDLTDIRFLECALSACTLDDVTLTGARLVDTDWDDVRGTAVSLKGASILGGTWTDLRAGALTAPGANVARLSIVGGRIDHLSLRGAKVDGLYLDGVTIGDLDLAGATVTRLRTRGTTIRRLDVDEARLKDVDLRGVDLAEVDGAAGLRGATVSKVQLHGLATGMAAALGIKIG, from the coding sequence ATGAAGATCTCCCGGGGTGCGACAGTTGACGACGTCCGGCTCGACGGGGTCGACCTCACCGGGCGCGACCTCACCGACATCCGCTTCCTCGAGTGCGCGCTCAGCGCCTGCACGCTCGACGACGTCACGCTCACCGGCGCACGCCTCGTCGACACCGACTGGGACGACGTCCGCGGGACCGCCGTGAGCCTCAAGGGCGCCTCGATCCTCGGCGGCACCTGGACCGACCTGCGCGCCGGCGCCCTCACCGCGCCCGGCGCGAACGTCGCGCGCCTCTCGATCGTCGGCGGCCGCATCGACCACCTCAGCCTGCGGGGCGCCAAGGTCGACGGCCTCTACCTCGACGGCGTGACGATCGGCGACCTCGACCTCGCCGGCGCGACCGTCACCCGGCTGCGCACGCGCGGGACGACGATCCGCCGGCTCGACGTCGACGAGGCCCGGCTCAAGGACGTCGACCTGCGCGGCGTCGACCTCGCCGAGGTCGACGGCGCCGCCGGGCTCCGAGGTGCAACCGTCTCGAAGGTCCAGCTCCACGGGCTCGCCACCGGGATGGCCGCGGCGCTCGGCATCAAGATCGGCTGA